In the Silvanigrella aquatica genome, AATCTCTTAATTCAGATTCTTTTTCAGCAATAAAACTTTCAAAATAGACAAGATCATTTTTCTTTTCTTTTACTTCCGTATCTTGAACAAAAATAAAATATTTGCCGTCGCGTATTTCTGACTTTAGCTTTCCCGACTTTAATTTTCGTCTCAAAGTAATTTCGGAAACTTGAAGTAACTGAGCGGCATCATTGAGTTTAAGCCATTGTCCATTTTCATTATTTTTTTTTAATTTAATAGCCATAGTTATTGCTCTATAAATTTAATAACGTCTTCGATTGCGTATGGTTTTTGAAAGCATGCAAAATTTTTATTTTCTGATTTGTATTTTTCTATGCGACTGTCTGCAGTATCATCACCCGTTGCTAATACAAATTTTCCAGAAAAATTTGATTTTAAATCTTTATCATAAAAATCAATTCCATTTTCCCCTTCTAATAAAAAGAGATCGCATACAATACTTTTAATTTCAGGATGTTTTTTTAATAATTCTCTTGCCGTGGTTAAATTTTGTGCTCCTTCAGCATCAATTCCTTTGCGCTTAAATCTTTTAATTGTCATATCGAGTAGGTCAGCATCGTCATCAATTATTAAAACTTTCATTATAAGGTAACCTCATGTTCCTTGTGGAAAGTGCACTCTTGATAGTGTTAGCTTACCACATTGCAAGAGCTAGTTTAAAAGGATACCCTGATGATGGTTGTTCCCATGACATCATCTTGGTACTTAGAGGAGGAAGGTCACATGGGTTTAAAAGAAGATGCCTTAAATTATCATAGTAGAGGTCGCAAAGGTAAAATTGAGACAGGCATTACCAAGGAATGCAAAAATCAAAAAGATATCACGCTTGCTTACTCTCCCGGTGTTGCTGAGCCTTGTAAGGAAATCGCGCGCGATCCTTCTCTTGTCTACGAATATACTGCAAAAGGAAATCTTGTTGCTGTCGTAACAAACGGGACGGCTGTTTTAGGTCTGGGTGCCATTGGTCCTTTAGCGGGAAAACCCGTTATGGAAGGGAAGGCTGTTCTATTTAAAGTGTTTGCTGACATCGATTGTTACGATATCGAATTAAATGCAAAAACACCCGAAGAAATAATTTCTGCTTGTCGCATGCTTGAACCTACGTTTGGTGGGATTAATTTAGAGGATATTAAAGCTCCCGAATGCTTTGAAGTAGAAGAAAAACTTCGTGAAGAATTAGACATTCCTGTATTTCACGATGATCAACATGGAACTGCTATTGTCAGTGCTGCTGCCTTATTAAATGCCTGTGAAATTACGAAACGTAAAATTTCAGAAATTAAATGCGTTCTCAATGGTGCAGGAGCTGCTGCCATTGCCTGTGCTCAAATGTATTTAAACATCGGTGTTAAACGCGAAAATTTAATTTTGTGTGACTCTAAGGGTGTGGTCTATAAAGGTCGCATAGAGGGCATGAACAAATATAAAGAGCGTTTTGAAAATGATACCAAAAAGCGGACTTTGGCAGAAGCCTTAGAAAATGCCGATTTTTTCTGTGGTTTAAGTGTCGCAGGAGCTGTTACTAAAGAAATGGTAAAATCTATGGCAAAAAATCCCATAATTTTTGCTATGGCAAATCCCGATCCGGAAATCACGCCTAAAGACATTATGGAAGTGCGTAATGACGCCATCATTGCTACAGGGCGTTCCGATTATCCCAATCAAGTAAATAATGTTTTGGGTTATCCTTATATTTTTAGGGGGGCATTAGATGTTCTTTCTAGGCGCATTAATGAAGAAATGAAAATGGCCGCAGTTCAAGCGATTGCGGCGCTTGCCAAAGAAGATATTCCTGAAAGTGTCACCAAATCATATGATGCCAATTTATCAGGTTTTGGTAGAGAATATTTAATTCCAAAACCATTTGATCCCCGATTGTTACTTCGTGTGGCGCCAGCCGTAGCAAAAGCGGCTATGGAAACAAATGTGGCAAGAAAAAAAATAGACATAGAACAATATGTCGATCATTTAGAGTCTCGATTAGGTGTTTTGCAATCCGTAACAAGAAAAATAAAAAGAAATGTTATTGTCGCAAATAGGTCAAGTGGAAAGAAAATACGAGTTGTATTGCCCGAAGGAACAAGCCCTAAAATACTAAAAGCTGCTGAAATTGTTCGTTCAGAAGGAATTTGTGAACCTATTTTAATTGGAAGTATTCCTAAAATAAATGAGCTTATTAAAGAAAATAAATTAGAAAAACAATTGTCAGGAATTCATATTATCGATCCTACCGAAGACAAACGTTCCGACAAGTACTCTTCATTATTATTAGAAAAACGCGCTCGCAAAGGCTTAACTCGTATGGGTGCCTATGAGCTTATAACAGGTGATCATCATTATTTTGCAAGTATGATGGTGAATTTAGGTGAAGCAGAGGCTTTTTGTTCGGGAGTTCATCATAATTATGGTGATACTTTAAGGCCTGCTTTACACGTAATTGGCACGCAGCCTGATAAAGTTCTTGCTGGTATTTATATGTTACTTTGGAAGGAAAAGAGCATATTTATTGCTGATACCACTGTTAATATTCAATCGAATGCAGAGCAACTTGCGCAAATTGCTATTCAAACTCATGACATTGCAAAAATATATTTAAAGGAACAGCCTCGTGTTGCTATGCTCAGCTTCAGCAATTTTGGGAGCGCAAAGCATCCGGAATCTGAGAAAGTTTGCAAAGCAACAGGCATTGTGAAAAAATTGCGCCCCGATATTGAAATTGATGGTGAAATGCAAGCCGATTTTGCTTTATCCTCTGAACTTCTTGAAAGATCCTATGGTTTTTCAACATTAAAAGGTCCCGCTAATGTTCTTATATTTCCCGATTTAACATCAGGAAATATTGCTTATAAAATATTAGGAAAATTAGGTGGCGCAACAACGATTGGACCCATACTTACAGGAATGAAAAAACCTGTTAATGTTTTAGCAAGAAATTCGGATATTGATGAAATTGTAAATTTAATTACATTTACCGTGCATCATGTGCAAAATGGAGTTTAATTTTAGGGTGTATTTATTTTTTTAAGGCAAATATTCCCTTGTTAAATTTCTTTGTCCATTTCCAATAGGAACGACATCATCTTCAATGCGAATACCGCCAAACGGGATTAATTTTTCAATTAATCCCCAATTTATTTTGTCTGCGTGTTTATTATTTTGTTTGAATTGATTTAATAAAGTAGGAATAAAGTAAATTCCAGGTTCTATTGTAACGACGACAGATTCTTCTAAAGTACCAACAAAACGTAATGAACGATATAAAATATTTGGTGGATTTTGAGGTGCAGGGTGTCCCAATTCATCCAGTTGTTTTCCACCAATGTCATGTACTTGAATTCCAAGCATATGGCCTAATCCGTGTGGAAGAAAAATTTTCGTAATGCCATCATGCAATGCTGTTTCGTAATCTCCAGAAATTTTTAAAATTCCTAAATTTTCTAATATTTCAGCAATGCGTATATGGCATTGCTCATGAAGCGAAGGGAAATATAATCCTTTTTTTACAGCACTGCATAAATTCTTTTGCAATTTTTCTGTTTCTGAAATGAGTTCTAGAAATAAAGGATCGCAATTTTTATTTCCATAGGTACGTGTGATGTCAGAGCCATAATGATAGTAAGAAGCTCCTGAGTCAATTAATAATACGCTCCCATTTCTTTTTTTATCGCGACCATGATAGTGCAAAATAGCACCATTTTGATCGAGTGCCACGATGCCTGTGTAAGGTAAATCTGTATCGACGCATTCTATTGCATTTAAATATTGCATGTGAATTTCATATTCAGAAGCACCTGATAAAAACGCTTCCTTGGCAGCAAAATGTCCTTTCGCTCCCATTTTATTGGCTTCAGATAGGCACTGTATTTCATAATTTGATTTAAATCTGCGATACCAATTAAGGCGTGCTTCCATAAGTTCGCAATTTATTTTTATATTTTTAGTTTGTGCGTATTTTGTTTCGTTACCTAAAAATACAGCATAATTTAAATCGCCTAAGGATTCCCATATTTTATCGACAGAACCTACTTCAATAATATCGAATTCAGAAGCCCAAAAAGGATTTCCAAGTTTTTCATGCGCATGCCAGTAATCATCAGGTGAGTAATAGACAAGAAGTGGTTTTTTTCCTGGTTCAAATTTTAAAAGGTGATGCGGCCCTTTGGCGGGGCACCAATGTGCAAAATGAGGATTGGAGCGAAATGGCGCATTGTTGTCGTCAGAAAAGTACAAAAAAGGTTCCCCCGCCCCTAAAAGGAGCGAACGGTAATTGAGTGCCGTTAGAGCCTTTTCGGCATCGTGCATGCGCTTATGTATATGCTCTTTATATAAAGACTCCCAGTTTGTCATATAAGTAACCTTTCTTATTTATTGAACTTTCAATTTAAATATCGTTCATGAACAAGTATTAACATATTTTTTTAGTAAATGTGATTGGATTCTTTAAAAACTTTCATAGATTTATTTATTGTTATTTTTTAATATTTAGAATATTTTTATAATTCGATGAGTTTTTTATTTATGTCGTGAAATAGTTAGGTTTAATATGCAAATTTCTGAAAGGTATCGTGCCGAGATTTTTTTATAACCCGTATTTGCTATCTTTTTTGGTTATGCCATACTGAGCGAGACAATGACCCCAAGATCATTGCTGGGAGGCTTTCTCATTATAATAGCTGTGGTTTGGATTTATTTTTTTCAAGTCGGGAAAAATGTATTGAAGTCAACTAAATTTTTTGGTGAATAAATGATCAATTTTAACGACGATGACAAAAGAGTTTATCTTTTAAAAACTCTTTCCCTCTACAAAGAAAAAATATTAGATGGACTTTTTAACGATAGCCTATTTATGCATGAGCAACAGTTATCTACATATTATGAAATGACAAGTTTTATTCAGGAAAACTCGAATTGCTTTTTTAGAGAATGTGTCCCTGGTCATATTACGGGCTCGGCATATATTATAAATGCAAGTTTTACAAAAATGTTGTTTACCTATCATGCGAAATTAAAAAAATGGTTACAATTAGGCGGACATTGTGATGGCGAGTATTTGGTTCACAATACCGCTCTTAGAGAGGCTCATGAAGAGTCAGGTTTAAAACAATTAAATTTAATCAACATTTTAAATTTTCCTGAAATTTATCATGTTAATGAACTAACTGAAAATAAATTATCAGCTCTTCCCATTGATATTGATATTCATATTATTCCGGAAAGAAAAAATGATCCCAAGCATAAGCACTATGATGTGAGTTATCTTATTCTTGCAAATGAAAGTGAAAATATTATTATTTCTGAGGAGTCACTTGATCTCAAATGGATTGATTTTAAAGACATTAAGCTTTATACAAATGAGACAAAAACTTTAAGACAAATTAATAAAATTCAAGCTTTAATTCAAAAATAAAATATATGATGAATAGGAAAATTAAAAATGAAAGCAGTCGCTCTTGATCTTGATGGAACGTTATTAAATTCTAAGCATAAAGTAACCGAAAGAACTAAAAATATTTTAAATAAACTCCACCATTCGGAAGTTAAAGTTGTATTAGCAAGTGCCCGTCCAATAAAATCTGTATTAAAAATTGCAAATGAAATTGGATTTATAAATCAGCCTATGATTGGTGGAAATGGGGGAATTATTGCAAGTAGTGATAATGAAATTCTATATAAAAAATCAATTTCAAAAAAAGATTTTATACAAATTAAGGTTTTGGTAAATAATTTTGTGAAAGAAAATAAAACTATCGATTTGACCATGCATATTTATTCAGATTTTAACTGGTTTGTTCCTTTTGATACCTCCATGGCCAGAGAGGAAGCACGAATTATAGGGTTTAATCCCAATGCTATAGGTGAAGATGCTTTTCAGGCTACAGAAGCTGAAAAAATTATGTTTGTCGCCAATCCAAATGATTTAAATATTTTTTCTGAGCAATTGAAAAGAACTCTTCCGCATTTAAATTCGGTTTTATCAAAAGCAGATTCTTTGGAAATCAATGCGGAAGGCGTATCTAAATTTTCAGGTGTGGCTCAGTTTGCATTTTTAAACCATTTCGATGTGAAAGATATTGTTGCCATGGGCGATGGAGATAACGATGCTTTGATGCTCGAGACATGTGGATTTGGTGTGGCTATGGCAAATGCTTCCTTATTAGCAAAAAAAGCAGCAGATAAATTAACATTATCAAATGATGAAGATGGTGTTGCTATTTTTTTGGAAAGTTATTTTGCACATTTTCTCAGGGATTAATTAGTAAATTTTTATTTATTTGTTTTTTTTATGATAAAATTGCTTCCCAATTTAATTGATATAAAAGGTGTAATTTAATCATAATATCTAAAATATGTTGACATTTTAAAAAATAAAAAATATACCTACACTGATTGTAAGCCTTCAATTTTTCTTTGCTAATGCATAACGTCTAAAAAATCATTTAATTAAAAAAGGATTTCCTATGAAACTCAAAATAATTTTAATGATTTTTCTATTGATTGTTCTCTCTAGCTTTCACAAAAATCTATCAAATCAGGGAATATTAAATGACAAGGAATCTGTTGTACGCATACCTTGTCATATTCATTCCGATGAATCAGAATGTTTTTCAAAACATGTCAGCAGTGTGGCGCTTAACTCTTCAAAATAAAATAGTTGTAAAACATTATCCGACAACAAAATTTAAAATACGATTAGCAACATAAATGGTTTTGCGAATTATTTTTCCTTCTATTGTTGCTTTGACGTTGACATTTTCCATTGCCGCTGCAACAGCTTCTTCCTGAGATGCATTCATCGCGATGGAGATTTCGCCACGGTGTTTGCCATTGACTTGAACACCAATTTTAACTTCATTATCAATTGTTAATTCGGGATTGTATTTTGGCCATTCTGCTAAAGAAGCAAAAGGATAATTTTTGTCTTGAGGGGATATTTTTTCTTCTACAACACATTTGTACCAAAGCTCTTCAGCAAGGTGCGGTGCAAAAGGTGAAAGTATTTTAATAAATTGTGTTAATACTTCTTTGTTTTTACATTGTGATTCTGCAACGGAATTTAAAAATATCATCATTTGTGCAATAGAGGTATTGAAACTTAAATTTTCAATGTCTTCTGTTACTTTTTTAATTGTCTTATGCAGAATTTTCAAATCCTGTTGTGTTGCGGGCTCATCATTTAATAAACTTTTGCCGTTGTCCGATAGGAAAAAACGCTCCACGCGGCTTAAAAAGCGATGAACTCCCGCTAGATTGCTATCATCCCATTCTTTAGTCTGAGTTAATGGTCCCATAAACATTTCGTATACGCGAAGGGAATCGGCGCCATATTGATGAATAACATCATCGGGGTTAATTCCATTTCCTTTTGACTTCGACATTTTAGCGCCATCTTTGCAGATCATACCTTGATGCACTAATTTTTGAAAAGGCTCATCTACAGGACAAACGCCTGCATCATATAAAACTTTTGTCCAAAAGCGTGCATATAAAAGATGTCCAACAGCATGCTCCTGGCCACCAATATAAAGATCCACGGGCATCCAGTATTTTAATTTTTCGTAATCCCCAATGCATTTATTATTAAAGGGGTCAATATAACGAAGAAAATACCAGCTGCTTCCTGCACTACCAGGCATGGTATCGGTTTCGACAAATTCCAATTCCCCATTTTTATTTTTCCGTTGTACCCAATTTGTTATGGCAGAAAGCGGGCTTTTGCCATCGCCAGTGGGTTCATAACTGCTGACTTCAGGCAAGGTTAAAGGTAATTCATTTTCCTCAAAAGCACGGATGACATTGCCTTTAGAATCTTTTAATACGGGAATAGGTTCTCCCCAGTATCTTTGACGGCTAAAAATCCAATCACGTAATTTATAAGTGATACTTTTTTCACCAATTTTTTTATTTTCAAGATATTCGGTTATTTTATCTTTGGCAGCATCAACAAGAAGTCCATTTAAAAATTCCGAATTTATAATTTCACCATCTTCCGTATAGGCTTCTTTTTCGATATTAAAGTCTTTATTTGGAGAGGCAATCACTTGTTGGATTTTTAACCCAAATTTCTTGGCAAATTCATGGTCACGGGAGTCATGTGCAGGAACGGCCATAATGGCGCCTGTACCGTAGCCCATTAACACATAATCGCTAATCCAAATTTGAACTTCTTGTCCATTTACAGGATTAATAGCAAAGGCGCCCGTAAAAACACCAGATTTTTCTTTATTTAATTCGGTACGATCGAGATCGCTTTTGCGCGACGTGACTTCACGATATTCTGTTACTTTAGAGAGTTGTTCTTGAGTCGTGATTTTTTCTACTAAAGGATGCTCTGGGGCAAGCACCATATACGTAGCACCAAAAAGAGTGTCGGGACGCGTGGTAAAGACTTCAATTTGTTCTGTTTCATAATTTTTAACAGAAAATTTAATTTTAGCCCCTACTGATTTTTTAATCCAATTGCGTTGAATTTCTTTAGTGGATTCAGGCCAGTCAATTTTATTGAGATCTTCTAATAAGCGTTCAGCATAGGCTGTGATTTTTAACATCCATTGTTTCATGGCAACGCGGTAAACAGGGTGATTGCCACGTTCGCTTTTCCCATCGACAACTTCTTCATTAGCAAGCACTGTCTTTAAAGCGGGGCACCAATTTACGAAAACTTCTGCTTGATAGGCTAGACCTTTTTTATACAAAAGAGAAAAAATCCACTGCGTCCAGTGATAATATTTGGGGTGGCAGGTGGCAATTTCTTTATCCCAATCATAGGAAAACCCAAGATTTTGTAGCTGATTTTTGAAATTATTAATAGAACGATAAGTTAACTTTGAAGGGTGTTCTCCCGTATCAATGGCGTGCTGTTCTGCGGGAAGGCCAAAGGCATCCCAGCCAATGGGATGCAGAACATTATAGCCTTTCATCCGATAGTAGCGCGCTACGATGTCTGTGGCCGTGTAACCCATGGGGTGACCAACGTGGAGACCCGCTGCACTGGGATAGGGAAACATGTCAAGCGCATAGAATTTTGGCTTGGAGGCATCTTCTATAGTTTTAAAGATATTTTTGTTTTTCCAATGTTTTTGCCAATTTTGTTCTAATTCTTTGTGTTGGTACGACATGAATTTCCTCGACAATGGGAGTGGTGAATGCCCCGTGTTTTTTAGTATTTAGGAGCTATTAAATCAAAATCTTTTGTAACAAAGAACATTCCCTTGTGGAAGAGCCTTTTTCTATATCAATTGTTTTTACCCTGTTTCTGGCAAAAATGAGAATATGACAAAATTTCTTTTGATACTCTTTTGTCACATCTTTGTCACAAAATGTTTACAATGTCGTGACGAAATTGTATTGTCGGAGATGCTTCGGCTTAAATCGTCAACAAAAATGGGGAACTAGAAATTACCATGCGCATGTCAAAAGAAAAAATCGAGTCCTTTCGTAAGCTTAGAGATAAATCGGGATCGCGCTTTTACGAATTCTCAACTTCATGGTGGGCCATGAGCTTCTTCATTTGTATTGTAGGAGGGTGTGTGCTTTGGAATGAATTCATTCCTGTAGCCAGTTTGAAGTTTGACCCCTACCCTTTTAATGGATTGAGGACGGTTTTGGCTTTAATAGGAGCCATTCAGGCTCCTGTTCTCCTACTGTACAGTAGAAAGTCCACCGATTATCGTAAAAAATTACTCGAACAAGACTATGAGTTAGAAAAAAAGATCTATAAAAAAATTGAATTTATTGAAGCGGAATTAAAAGAAAATCGCCAATTGTATTTGCAAGAACTTAAAAATGTTCAAATATTATCTAAAAAAATCAGACAAAAGAAAAGAAAATTAAGAGAATTAGAAAAATCTGTCATTGCTAAAAAAGATTACGTTGCTTCTGTAGAATCAAAAACACGAGAAGGTCTACAATCGCAAAAATCAGAAAATAATGAGAAAAATATTACAGCTTAATGGAAAATAAGATCTATTTACCCTGAAATATTTCACTAAATTCATAATTTTTTTGTTTCGATATCCCTGAGCAGGTTGGACTTACCTTTTTTAAGTTACAAGGTTTATCTCTTTCTAATGACCAGAAATGAAGAGCTCCTAAGGACACTAAATTTTCAAATCCTTTCAGTTTTTTAGCATTATCTAATGTAAAAACTTCGCCTTTAATATCATTTAAACCTATCATAGGAGTGATTTCAATTTGCTTCCAAATGTCAACTTTATTTTTTCTAGGATAAATTGCGCTTAATAATTTAAAAGTATTATATGCTGAAGATTGAATATATTTAGTCATATTTCCTGTTTCTTCAGGTGAAAAATTCATAGTCATTAAATTTACGGAAAACTCAATTTTTAGCATTTTGGCTTTTTTTATGATGTCTTTAGTCTTTCTCTCAAGACCTGATATTTTAACAGGAAATGTAAATGAAATTAAAATTTTTGGAAATTTATTCTGCATTATTACAATTGCTTTAAGAATTTTTTCTATTGCCGCAGGATTATTTAAAATATTTCCCTCAAGATCAAAATCAAATCCGGTGGGTTTATACAAAGTATAAACCTTAAAATAGGCATT is a window encoding:
- a CDS encoding response regulator, with amino-acid sequence MKVLIIDDDADLLDMTIKRFKRKGIDAEGAQNLTTARELLKKHPEIKSIVCDLFLLEGENGIDFYDKDLKSNFSGKFVLATGDDTADSRIEKYKSENKNFACFQKPYAIEDVIKFIEQ
- a CDS encoding NADP-dependent malic enzyme, with product MMVVPMTSSWYLEEEGHMGLKEDALNYHSRGRKGKIETGITKECKNQKDITLAYSPGVAEPCKEIARDPSLVYEYTAKGNLVAVVTNGTAVLGLGAIGPLAGKPVMEGKAVLFKVFADIDCYDIELNAKTPEEIISACRMLEPTFGGINLEDIKAPECFEVEEKLREELDIPVFHDDQHGTAIVSAAALLNACEITKRKISEIKCVLNGAGAAAIACAQMYLNIGVKRENLILCDSKGVVYKGRIEGMNKYKERFENDTKKRTLAEALENADFFCGLSVAGAVTKEMVKSMAKNPIIFAMANPDPEITPKDIMEVRNDAIIATGRSDYPNQVNNVLGYPYIFRGALDVLSRRINEEMKMAAVQAIAALAKEDIPESVTKSYDANLSGFGREYLIPKPFDPRLLLRVAPAVAKAAMETNVARKKIDIEQYVDHLESRLGVLQSVTRKIKRNVIVANRSSGKKIRVVLPEGTSPKILKAAEIVRSEGICEPILIGSIPKINELIKENKLEKQLSGIHIIDPTEDKRSDKYSSLLLEKRARKGLTRMGAYELITGDHHYFASMMVNLGEAEAFCSGVHHNYGDTLRPALHVIGTQPDKVLAGIYMLLWKEKSIFIADTTVNIQSNAEQLAQIAIQTHDIAKIYLKEQPRVAMLSFSNFGSAKHPESEKVCKATGIVKKLRPDIEIDGEMQADFALSSELLERSYGFSTLKGPANVLIFPDLTSGNIAYKILGKLGGATTIGPILTGMKKPVNVLARNSDIDEIVNLITFTVHHVQNGV
- the pepQ gene encoding Xaa-Pro dipeptidase; this translates as MTNWESLYKEHIHKRMHDAEKALTALNYRSLLLGAGEPFLYFSDDNNAPFRSNPHFAHWCPAKGPHHLLKFEPGKKPLLVYYSPDDYWHAHEKLGNPFWASEFDIIEVGSVDKIWESLGDLNYAVFLGNETKYAQTKNIKINCELMEARLNWYRRFKSNYEIQCLSEANKMGAKGHFAAKEAFLSGASEYEIHMQYLNAIECVDTDLPYTGIVALDQNGAILHYHGRDKKRNGSVLLIDSGASYYHYGSDITRTYGNKNCDPLFLELISETEKLQKNLCSAVKKGLYFPSLHEQCHIRIAEILENLGILKISGDYETALHDGITKIFLPHGLGHMLGIQVHDIGGKQLDELGHPAPQNPPNILYRSLRFVGTLEESVVVTIEPGIYFIPTLLNQFKQNNKHADKINWGLIEKLIPFGGIRIEDDVVPIGNGQRNLTREYLP
- a CDS encoding NUDIX hydrolase; the encoded protein is MINFNDDDKRVYLLKTLSLYKEKILDGLFNDSLFMHEQQLSTYYEMTSFIQENSNCFFRECVPGHITGSAYIINASFTKMLFTYHAKLKKWLQLGGHCDGEYLVHNTALREAHEESGLKQLNLINILNFPEIYHVNELTENKLSALPIDIDIHIIPERKNDPKHKHYDVSYLILANESENIIISEESLDLKWIDFKDIKLYTNETKTLRQINKIQALIQK
- a CDS encoding Cof-type HAD-IIB family hydrolase, translating into MKAVALDLDGTLLNSKHKVTERTKNILNKLHHSEVKVVLASARPIKSVLKIANEIGFINQPMIGGNGGIIASSDNEILYKKSISKKDFIQIKVLVNNFVKENKTIDLTMHIYSDFNWFVPFDTSMAREEARIIGFNPNAIGEDAFQATEAEKIMFVANPNDLNIFSEQLKRTLPHLNSVLSKADSLEINAEGVSKFSGVAQFAFLNHFDVKDIVAMGDGDNDALMLETCGFGVAMANASLLAKKAADKLTLSNDEDGVAIFLESYFAHFLRD
- the leuS gene encoding leucine--tRNA ligase, producing MSYQHKELEQNWQKHWKNKNIFKTIEDASKPKFYALDMFPYPSAAGLHVGHPMGYTATDIVARYYRMKGYNVLHPIGWDAFGLPAEQHAIDTGEHPSKLTYRSINNFKNQLQNLGFSYDWDKEIATCHPKYYHWTQWIFSLLYKKGLAYQAEVFVNWCPALKTVLANEEVVDGKSERGNHPVYRVAMKQWMLKITAYAERLLEDLNKIDWPESTKEIQRNWIKKSVGAKIKFSVKNYETEQIEVFTTRPDTLFGATYMVLAPEHPLVEKITTQEQLSKVTEYREVTSRKSDLDRTELNKEKSGVFTGAFAINPVNGQEVQIWISDYVLMGYGTGAIMAVPAHDSRDHEFAKKFGLKIQQVIASPNKDFNIEKEAYTEDGEIINSEFLNGLLVDAAKDKITEYLENKKIGEKSITYKLRDWIFSRQRYWGEPIPVLKDSKGNVIRAFEENELPLTLPEVSSYEPTGDGKSPLSAITNWVQRKNKNGELEFVETDTMPGSAGSSWYFLRYIDPFNNKCIGDYEKLKYWMPVDLYIGGQEHAVGHLLYARFWTKVLYDAGVCPVDEPFQKLVHQGMICKDGAKMSKSKGNGINPDDVIHQYGADSLRVYEMFMGPLTQTKEWDDSNLAGVHRFLSRVERFFLSDNGKSLLNDEPATQQDLKILHKTIKKVTEDIENLSFNTSIAQMMIFLNSVAESQCKNKEVLTQFIKILSPFAPHLAEELWYKCVVEEKISPQDKNYPFASLAEWPKYNPELTIDNEVKIGVQVNGKHRGEISIAMNASQEEAVAAAMENVNVKATIEGKIIRKTIYVANRILNFVVG
- a CDS encoding DUF1003 domain-containing protein gives rise to the protein MRMSKEKIESFRKLRDKSGSRFYEFSTSWWAMSFFICIVGGCVLWNEFIPVASLKFDPYPFNGLRTVLALIGAIQAPVLLLYSRKSTDYRKKLLEQDYELEKKIYKKIEFIEAELKENRQLYLQELKNVQILSKKIRQKKRKLRELEKSVIAKKDYVASVESKTREGLQSQKSENNEKNITA